Below is a window of Gossypium hirsutum isolate 1008001.06 chromosome A12, Gossypium_hirsutum_v2.1, whole genome shotgun sequence DNA.
AACAATATGGAAGAAGCCACTTAGGTGAATGTCCAGTAAACGAGAGGGGCTGTTTCAAGTGTGGGTCACTTGACCACTTTATTTGTTATTGTCCTGAGATTGATGAGAGCGAGAGAAAATAAGATGTGAAAGTAAGCAGTGCTCCCTTGAGGAGTAGGCCACAAAAGAACCCAGGAAGTGGGATTAGCAATAGAGGCGCTCCAAGAGATGCCGCGGTGAGGTGTGAAGGTAGAGCGCCAGCGAGGacctatgctatacgtgcccgggAAGAGGCAGAGACTCCTGATGTGATCACAGGTACTTTTTCTATCTATGATATAACTGTTGTTTCTTTGATTGACccgggatctacccactcttacatttgtatggaattgataccttgTATGAATAtgttagtagagtccactgagtttgtaataaaagtgtgtaacccgttaggcaagcatgtgttagtggaccaagtatgtagaaattgtcctttgataatTAAGGGCCATTGTTTCCCgaccaacttgatgttgttgccgtttaatgaatttgatgtaatcctcaGGATGGATTGGTTGGCCTCCCATAGTGTTGTAGTAGATTGTGGACAAAAATTAATAGAGTTGAGATGTGAAAATgggaatgttcttcgagttggaccagatgagttAGAAAATCTTCCTGTAGTAGTATCGTCGTTAACTGCTGAGAAGTATTTGAGAAAGGGATATGAGGCTTATTTATCTTTTGTGCTAAATAATCGAGTGTCTAAGTTGACGATTGCATCAGTGCCAGTAGTTTGTGAATTTATAGATGTATTTCTGGAGGAATTACTCGGATTACCTTCAGTGagggaggttgagtttggaattgaattGGTTCCTGGTACGACGCCTATTTcgattgct
It encodes the following:
- the LOC107917382 gene encoding uncharacterized protein produces the protein MDPDRNTVDNVESNAPAPAEGTALVESEPMNVKVSSAPLRSRPQKNPGSGISNRGAPRDAAVRCEGRAPARTYAIRAREEAETPDVITGTFSIYDITVVSLIDPGSTHSYICMELIPCMNMMDWLASHSVVVDCGQKLIELRCENGNVLRVGPDELENLPVVVSSLTAEKYLRKGYEAYLSFVLNNRVSKLTIASVPVVCEFIDVFLEELLGLPSVREVEFGIELVPGYYQLRVKKQDVPKTAFRMIYGHYEFLVMPFGLTNAPAVLMDLMNHIFQPYLDSFVVIFIDDILVSKSVFLLKEVGFLGHIVLGDGIRVDPNKISAIVEWKPPRKVTEVRSFLGLAGYYRRFVNGFYMIATPITRLL